Proteins co-encoded in one Alkalinema sp. FACHB-956 genomic window:
- the glmS gene encoding glutamine--fructose-6-phosphate transaminase (isomerizing) — protein sequence MCGIVGYIGTQAASSILLEGLRKLEYRGYDSAGIATILEGDLHCVRAKGKLNNLQEKLESEDNPSRIGIGHTRWATHGKPEEHNAHPHRDTEGRLAVVQNGIIENYVELREALKAKGCVFRSETDTETIPHLISEYLKQIPEDFSGVSRLMEAARLAVNDLKGAFAIAVISADFPDELIVARQQAPLVIGFGQGEFYCASDTPALVPYTRAVLPLENGEIARMTPMGVEVYSFDGHRLRKAPRTLNWNPVMVEKQGFRHFMLKEIYEQPGVVRSCLEAYLVPDWIQSSQVSPIQLNLPVALTQDLQQIQIVACGTSWHASLVGKYLLEQLAGIPTTVQYASEFRYSPPPLTPNTLIVGVTQSGETADTLAALEMERNRRSPLDPAFQSRSLGITNRPESTLGQMVDHVIDTQAGIEIGVAATKTFVAQLMAFYFLALDLAYQRQTIAIDQIEKLIEGLRQLPAQIESVLESQERYIEELAHDFAETQDFIFLGRGINFPIALEGALKLKEISYIHAEGYPAGEMKHGPIALLDAKVPVVTIAMPGTVFEKVLSNAQEARARDARLIGVTPMDEMEAAETFDTLIPVPHVEEILSPIVAVIPLQLLSYHIAARRGLDVDQPRNLAKSVTVE from the coding sequence ATGTGCGGAATTGTTGGTTATATCGGAACCCAGGCTGCGAGCAGTATTCTGCTGGAAGGGTTGAGGAAACTGGAATATCGTGGCTATGACTCAGCGGGGATCGCAACCATCCTAGAAGGCGACCTCCATTGCGTGCGGGCAAAAGGTAAGCTGAATAACCTCCAAGAAAAGCTGGAAAGCGAAGATAATCCCTCTCGCATCGGCATTGGCCATACCCGCTGGGCCACCCATGGTAAGCCGGAGGAACACAATGCCCATCCCCACCGCGATACGGAAGGGCGATTGGCAGTCGTGCAAAATGGCATTATCGAAAACTATGTGGAGCTGCGGGAAGCCCTCAAGGCCAAGGGCTGTGTGTTTCGATCGGAAACCGATACGGAAACCATTCCCCACCTGATTTCGGAGTATCTGAAGCAGATCCCTGAGGACTTTTCTGGCGTGTCCCGGTTGATGGAAGCAGCGCGGTTGGCGGTGAATGACCTGAAAGGAGCCTTCGCGATCGCGGTCATTTCGGCGGATTTTCCCGATGAATTAATCGTGGCTCGCCAGCAAGCTCCTCTCGTGATTGGCTTTGGGCAGGGTGAGTTCTACTGCGCTTCGGATACGCCTGCGCTGGTGCCCTATACCCGTGCAGTGCTGCCCTTGGAAAATGGCGAAATTGCCCGCATGACGCCCATGGGAGTCGAGGTCTACAGCTTTGATGGTCACCGTCTGCGTAAGGCTCCCCGCACCCTCAACTGGAATCCAGTCATGGTGGAAAAACAAGGGTTCCGCCATTTCATGCTGAAGGAAATCTATGAGCAACCGGGGGTGGTACGGTCTTGCTTGGAAGCCTATTTGGTGCCTGACTGGATCCAATCTTCCCAAGTGTCACCGATTCAACTCAATTTGCCAGTGGCTTTGACGCAAGATCTCCAGCAGATCCAAATTGTTGCCTGCGGAACCAGTTGGCATGCCAGCCTCGTGGGTAAGTATCTACTGGAACAATTGGCGGGTATTCCCACAACGGTGCAGTATGCCTCGGAGTTTCGCTATTCTCCGCCCCCACTGACGCCCAACACCTTAATTGTTGGTGTGACCCAATCGGGAGAAACGGCGGATACTCTAGCGGCCTTGGAGATGGAACGCAACCGCCGATCGCCCCTGGATCCGGCATTCCAATCGCGATCGTTGGGCATTACCAACCGCCCGGAAAGTACGCTGGGTCAGATGGTGGATCATGTGATTGATACCCAAGCCGGGATTGAAATTGGCGTTGCAGCGACTAAAACCTTTGTGGCGCAGTTGATGGCGTTTTATTTCTTGGCCTTGGATTTGGCCTATCAGCGACAAACGATCGCGATCGACCAGATTGAAAAACTGATTGAGGGATTGCGTCAGCTCCCGGCCCAAATTGAAAGTGTGCTGGAAAGTCAGGAACGGTACATCGAGGAACTAGCCCACGATTTTGCCGAAACCCAAGACTTTATCTTCCTGGGTCGTGGGATTAATTTCCCGATCGCGCTGGAAGGGGCGCTGAAGTTGAAGGAAATTAGCTACATTCACGCGGAAGGCTATCCCGCTGGGGAAATGAAGCATGGCCCGATCGCGCTGTTGGATGCGAAGGTTCCGGTGGTGACGATCGCGATGCCGGGAACGGTGTTTGAAAAAGTGCTGTCCAATGCCCAGGAAGCGCGGGCGCGGGATGCTCGGTTGATTGGTGTCACGCCGATGGATGAAATGGAGGCCGCAGAAACCTTTGATACGCTGATTCCGGTGCCCCATGTGGAGGAAATTCTATCGCCGATCGTGGCGGTGATTCCGTTGCAGTTGTTGTCCTATCACATTGCAGCCCGACGCGGCTTGGATGTGGATCAACCGCGTAACTTGGCAAAATCGGTGACGGTTGAGTAA
- a CDS encoding site-2 protease family protein, protein MIWFFLLLGFLGLVSYSFIVKRVTSVTRTPAWLLWLVVMTPAFSLMVWTVLFGRTPMPIGLAIVLFLGCFLLYLYLIQRGRITPDPRSATQEGEPVQSSEPPIELPTEPVMTRPINKEEEDHLKSCFPWSVYYLQNLEYRPQAVICRGQLRSKPEVAYQTIRENIETHFGKRFYVVFQEGGDRKPFFVLVPNPFAQLDFSPRALRRPRVAAILAIVTAFTTTWAGQQLLQQVGLRGNPSFWEGVPYAIALMGFFAIREGGHYWTTLRYGIPATLPYFIPVLPLPQLPIGTVGAFLQIRSPIPNRKALFDVGVFGAMVGLVVAVILLVVGLTQSQIVNATEHPSVFKFEALLPQYSLLLTLACKAVFGNALAAKSAIALHPIAVAGWLGILFTAFNLMPVGQLDGGRMVHAVYGQRAGAMIGQVARLLLLVLALMQPHLLLWAVLLFLLPTIDEPALNDVTELDSSRDMIGLIALFLLIVIILPTPGVLLNALGM, encoded by the coding sequence ATGATTTGGTTTTTTCTACTCTTGGGATTTCTGGGGCTAGTCTCCTACTCCTTCATCGTGAAGCGAGTGACTAGCGTCACTCGGACACCTGCGTGGTTACTGTGGCTGGTGGTCATGACACCTGCCTTCAGCTTGATGGTGTGGACGGTTCTGTTTGGCAGAACCCCGATGCCGATCGGCTTGGCAATTGTGCTTTTTTTGGGCTGTTTTTTACTCTATCTCTACCTGATTCAGCGAGGACGGATTACGCCTGACCCTCGCAGTGCAACCCAGGAAGGCGAGCCCGTGCAGTCCTCCGAACCCCCGATCGAATTGCCGACAGAACCTGTAATGACCCGCCCGATTAACAAAGAGGAGGAAGATCACCTCAAGTCTTGTTTCCCGTGGTCGGTCTATTACTTGCAAAATTTGGAGTATCGCCCTCAAGCGGTCATTTGTCGGGGACAGCTACGATCGAAGCCGGAGGTGGCCTATCAAACGATTCGGGAGAATATTGAGACCCATTTTGGTAAGCGATTTTATGTCGTGTTCCAGGAAGGGGGCGATCGCAAACCCTTTTTTGTGCTGGTGCCCAATCCCTTTGCCCAGTTGGACTTTTCACCCCGTGCCCTGCGACGACCTAGGGTGGCGGCCATTTTAGCGATCGTGACGGCCTTCACCACCACTTGGGCAGGGCAGCAGCTTTTGCAGCAGGTGGGGCTCCGGGGCAATCCGAGCTTTTGGGAAGGGGTGCCCTATGCGATCGCGTTAATGGGCTTTTTTGCGATTCGAGAAGGGGGGCATTACTGGACAACCCTGCGCTATGGCATTCCGGCGACATTGCCCTATTTCATTCCCGTGTTACCGCTCCCCCAACTGCCGATCGGAACCGTAGGGGCGTTTTTACAAATTCGGTCTCCCATCCCCAACCGCAAAGCATTGTTTGATGTGGGGGTGTTTGGGGCGATGGTGGGGCTAGTCGTGGCGGTGATTTTGTTGGTGGTTGGATTAACGCAATCGCAAATTGTCAATGCAACGGAACATCCCAGTGTCTTTAAGTTTGAAGCATTGTTACCGCAGTATTCGCTGTTGTTAACCCTGGCCTGCAAGGCGGTGTTTGGCAATGCGCTGGCCGCTAAAAGTGCGATCGCGCTGCATCCGATCGCGGTGGCAGGCTGGTTAGGCATTTTGTTCACGGCATTTAATTTAATGCCGGTAGGCCAGTTGGACGGTGGCCGGATGGTTCATGCGGTGTATGGGCAACGGGCTGGGGCAATGATTGGTCAAGTGGCGCGCTTGTTGCTGCTGGTACTGGCATTAATGCAACCCCATTTGCTGTTATGGGCGGTGTTGTTGTTCCTATTACCGACGATCGATGAACCAGCCTTAAATGATGTAACAGAGTTAGACAGTTCTCGGGATATGATTGGCCTCATCGCGCTGTTTTTACTGATTGTGATTATCCTGCCGACTCCCGGCGTTTTGCTCAATGCGTTAGGTATGTAG
- a CDS encoding ATP-binding protein has protein sequence MVKVTQLHRDLMSLTLYRSTLEDPIAAAFVHLLRSIRQSATQPSWDGEVLVLEAYSAWFQAIAPLSLSWGGYVRWLVLKADNPLTRMLQKYPIEQINPAVIEAAQRDLTILQGLADLTGETIGAMVNSIVANIELPVWISFDNPAIVPNQSDPPVELLSEISDWSTQLQALGEYYRQHGTGLFATFKAFTWRSGELIGIPNPDPIQTLDLIGYEWQRDALLQNTEALLAGYPALHVLLYGSRGSGKSSLIKSLLQTYGDRGLRLVEVTKAELLSLPQIVEQLRDVPQKFIIFVDDLSFEEDDDAYKALKVVLEGNVTARALNTVVYATSNRRHLIREFYGDRPRPKDADEIHQWDTVQEKLSFSDRFGLTLTFEPADQTTYLAMVQHLTQRAGIELPQAELEFRALQWATRHNGRSGRSARQFVDFLIADLARSPLHTT, from the coding sequence ATGGTAAAAGTCACGCAATTACACCGGGACTTGATGTCATTAACGCTGTATCGATCGACGTTGGAAGATCCGATCGCAGCAGCATTTGTCCATTTGTTGCGATCGATTCGTCAATCTGCAACCCAACCCTCCTGGGACGGGGAAGTACTGGTCTTGGAAGCCTATAGCGCATGGTTTCAGGCGATCGCGCCCCTATCCCTCAGTTGGGGAGGCTATGTTCGATGGTTAGTGCTAAAAGCAGATAATCCATTGACCCGCATGCTGCAAAAATACCCGATCGAGCAAATCAACCCAGCCGTGATCGAAGCTGCCCAGCGGGACTTAACCATATTGCAGGGATTAGCAGATCTCACTGGGGAAACGATCGGCGCAATGGTCAACAGCATCGTCGCCAATATAGAACTTCCCGTTTGGATCAGCTTTGACAATCCAGCGATCGTGCCAAATCAGTCAGATCCCCCCGTAGAGTTATTATCTGAAATATCAGACTGGTCAACGCAATTACAGGCATTGGGGGAATATTATCGACAACATGGAACAGGACTGTTTGCAACGTTTAAAGCCTTTACTTGGCGCAGTGGAGAACTCATCGGAATTCCCAATCCCGATCCCATTCAAACCCTCGATTTAATTGGTTACGAATGGCAGCGGGACGCATTATTGCAAAACACAGAGGCATTACTAGCAGGGTATCCGGCGCTCCATGTGTTGCTCTACGGTAGTCGTGGATCGGGGAAGTCATCGCTGATTAAAAGCTTGCTGCAAACCTACGGCGATCGGGGATTGCGCTTAGTCGAAGTCACCAAAGCAGAACTCTTGTCCCTACCGCAAATCGTAGAACAGTTACGGGATGTCCCCCAGAAATTCATTATCTTTGTCGATGATTTGTCCTTTGAAGAAGATGATGACGCCTACAAGGCGTTGAAGGTTGTCCTGGAAGGCAATGTGACGGCACGGGCACTGAATACCGTTGTCTATGCCACATCGAATCGGCGACATTTGATTCGCGAATTTTACGGCGATCGGCCCCGCCCCAAGGATGCCGATGAAATTCACCAATGGGATACCGTACAGGAAAAACTTTCGTTTAGCGATCGCTTTGGCCTGACGCTGACCTTTGAACCCGCAGATCAGACCACCTATTTAGCCATGGTGCAGCACTTGACCCAACGGGCAGGCATCGAACTCCCGCAGGCAGAATTAGAGTTTCGGGCCTTGCAGTGGGCCACTCGGCATAATGGGCGATCGGGGCGATCGGCAAGGCAGTTTGTCGATTTTCTCATTGCCGATTTAGCCCGATCTCCCTTACACACAACCTAA
- a CDS encoding MBL fold metallo-hydrolase, giving the protein MISEPPSAASHPPSHSLANAPANPPPPGKAPRPVLPDQALPYPIYAFAPNRDTLGGTAYLVVYPQGNLLIDSPAWDGATRDFLQAQGGVRWLFLTHRGAMGKVRELQEALHCEVIVQEQEAYLLPKVNVTAFQHTFELPSGDRAIWTSGHSPGSTCLYHPGGGGILFSGRHLLPDRQQKPVPLRTSKTFHWPRQLRNIQTLIEAFSPETLAWICPGASTGYLRGATAIGQAYSALTALDFSALQQMAPGL; this is encoded by the coding sequence GTGATTTCGGAACCCCCCTCTGCTGCGTCTCACCCCCCTAGCCATTCCTTGGCCAACGCTCCGGCCAATCCCCCGCCCCCTGGCAAAGCGCCCCGTCCTGTCCTGCCAGACCAGGCTCTCCCGTACCCGATCTATGCCTTTGCGCCCAACCGGGACACCTTGGGTGGGACGGCCTATCTTGTGGTCTATCCGCAGGGGAACCTCTTGATTGACAGTCCCGCTTGGGATGGGGCGACCCGGGACTTTCTTCAGGCCCAGGGCGGGGTGCGATGGCTGTTTCTGACCCATCGGGGAGCCATGGGTAAGGTGAGAGAACTCCAGGAAGCGCTGCACTGTGAGGTGATTGTTCAAGAGCAGGAAGCCTATCTGTTACCCAAGGTGAACGTGACGGCCTTCCAGCACACCTTTGAGTTACCCAGCGGCGATCGGGCGATCTGGACATCCGGCCATTCCCCCGGTTCTACTTGTCTATACCACCCAGGGGGCGGTGGCATTCTCTTCTCCGGTCGGCATCTATTGCCCGATCGCCAGCAAAAACCTGTTCCCTTACGAACTTCTAAAACTTTTCACTGGCCCCGACAACTGCGCAACATCCAAACGTTGATCGAAGCATTCTCGCCAGAAACCCTTGCTTGGATCTGTCCCGGTGCCAGTACAGGCTATCTCCGAGGGGCCACGGCGATCGGCCAAGCCTACTCTGCACTGACGGCATTGGATTTTTCGGCGTTACAACAAATGGCTCCGGGACTCTAG
- a CDS encoding cytochrome c biogenesis protein translates to MSIAPTNPPMNPFTVVKRFINREILPVLGKLQLAIVLLLVIALFSILGTVIEQGQSVAFYQANYPEKPALFGFLTWKVVLIAGLDHVYRTWWYLSLLVLFGASLTTCTFKRQLPALKWFTRTQKLYSQPRQFQKFALSAELTQPSIAPLKSLLESRKYTIVQEDNRLYARKGLIGRVGPIIVHASMLIILLGGIVGAMTGFVAQELIPSGNTFKVQNITDAGPWSGSQIPQDWSVKVNRFWIDYLPTGEIDQFYSDLSVLNQAGEEVQRKTIHVNEPLRYQGVTLYQADWNISGIAVKLNNSPVLQFPMGQIKVPTGGRLWGSFVPIKPDLSDGVSLIVKDMQGLVLVYGMDGKLISTVRKGMAVEVKGIKLAIVDVTGSTGLQIKADPGIPIVYLGFGLMMISVILSYVSHSQVWGLWQEGKLYIGGTTNRAQVAFEQEFLGILEQLSAAEKVETLAGKN, encoded by the coding sequence ATGTCGATCGCGCCTACCAATCCTCCCATGAATCCCTTTACCGTTGTTAAACGCTTTATCAATCGAGAGATTTTACCTGTTTTAGGCAAATTACAACTCGCGATCGTTTTACTGTTAGTCATTGCCCTCTTCAGCATTTTGGGCACCGTCATTGAGCAGGGCCAGTCCGTTGCCTTCTACCAAGCCAACTATCCCGAAAAGCCTGCCCTCTTTGGCTTCCTGACTTGGAAGGTTGTACTCATCGCCGGACTGGATCACGTCTATCGCACTTGGTGGTATCTGTCTCTGCTGGTTCTGTTTGGTGCAAGTTTGACAACTTGTACCTTTAAGCGTCAGTTACCTGCGCTGAAATGGTTCACCCGCACCCAAAAACTCTACAGCCAACCCCGCCAATTCCAGAAATTCGCCCTGAGTGCGGAACTTACGCAACCCTCGATCGCCCCCCTCAAGTCGCTCCTGGAAAGTCGCAAATATACGATCGTACAAGAGGACAATCGACTCTATGCTCGCAAAGGTCTCATCGGTCGAGTCGGGCCGATTATTGTCCATGCCAGCATGTTGATTATTCTGCTCGGCGGGATCGTGGGAGCCATGACAGGCTTTGTCGCCCAGGAACTCATCCCCAGCGGCAATACCTTCAAGGTTCAAAACATTACCGATGCGGGGCCATGGTCTGGTTCCCAAATTCCCCAAGACTGGTCGGTCAAAGTCAATCGTTTCTGGATTGATTACCTGCCCACGGGGGAAATTGATCAGTTTTACTCCGATTTATCGGTGCTGAACCAGGCAGGAGAAGAAGTTCAACGCAAAACCATCCATGTCAATGAACCGCTGCGCTACCAAGGCGTAACGCTGTATCAGGCGGATTGGAATATTTCTGGGATTGCAGTCAAACTCAATAACAGTCCTGTTTTACAGTTTCCCATGGGACAAATTAAAGTACCCACGGGCGGACGGCTATGGGGTTCCTTTGTCCCAATTAAGCCCGACTTGAGTGATGGCGTCTCCCTAATCGTCAAAGATATGCAGGGCTTAGTCTTGGTCTATGGCATGGATGGCAAGTTGATTTCGACCGTGCGCAAAGGCATGGCCGTCGAAGTGAAAGGGATTAAATTGGCGATCGTCGATGTCACTGGCAGCACAGGGCTACAAATCAAGGCCGATCCGGGCATTCCGATCGTGTATTTGGGCTTCGGCTTAATGATGATTAGCGTCATTCTCAGTTACGTTTCCCACTCCCAGGTTTGGGGGCTGTGGCAGGAAGGCAAGCTATATATCGGAGGAACGACCAACCGAGCTCAGGTTGCCTTTGAACAGGAGTTCCTAGGCATTCTTGAACAGTTGAGTGCAGCGGAAAAAGTGGAGACCCTAGCAGGAAAAAACTAG
- a CDS encoding cytochrome c biogenesis protein CcdA, translating to MLDAIQTQLYSLSQTANQLVLSQLTHLTIVSIAIIFGAGLLTSLTPCTLSMLPITVGYIGSYEAQSRWQGAIQSAWFALGLATTLTGLGIVASLLGRVYGQVGLGLPIVVSLVAILMGLNLLEVLPLRMPAGLGLDWISQDLPTGVRSYLIGLTFGLVASPCSTPVLATLLTWLASHQDPLLGGALLLAYTAGYVAPLVIAGTFTAAIKKILEIRQWSAWITPTSGVLLLGFGMFSLVSRLPWQF from the coding sequence ATGCTCGACGCCATCCAAACCCAGCTCTACAGCCTGAGCCAGACCGCCAACCAACTCGTGCTCAGCCAACTCACCCACCTGACGATCGTCAGTATCGCCATTATCTTCGGTGCCGGATTGCTCACCAGCCTCACCCCCTGCACCCTATCCATGCTGCCCATCACCGTCGGCTACATCGGCAGCTACGAAGCCCAATCCCGCTGGCAAGGAGCCATTCAATCCGCCTGGTTTGCCCTCGGCCTTGCAACCACACTGACCGGGCTAGGGATTGTCGCCTCATTATTGGGCAGAGTCTATGGTCAGGTGGGACTGGGGTTACCGATCGTCGTGAGCCTTGTAGCAATCCTCATGGGCTTGAACCTCCTGGAAGTTCTCCCCCTCAGAATGCCCGCAGGTTTAGGACTGGACTGGATTTCCCAAGATTTACCCACCGGCGTGCGATCGTACCTGATTGGGCTGACCTTTGGCCTAGTCGCCTCCCCTTGCAGCACCCCCGTCTTGGCCACCCTGCTAACCTGGCTAGCCAGCCACCAAGACCCCCTCCTAGGCGGAGCCTTGTTACTGGCCTACACCGCAGGTTACGTGGCCCCCTTGGTGATTGCCGGAACCTTCACCGCCGCCATTAAGAAAATCCTAGAAATTCGCCAGTGGTCTGCTTGGATCACACCGACCAGTGGCGTTCTGTTACTGGGATTTGGCATGTTTTCCCTCGTCTCCCGTTTACCGTGGCAGTTTTAA
- a CDS encoding cation:proton antiporter, giving the protein MPLDSPIISFTILIAAILIIPPVFERLRLPGLVGLLVAGVILGQSGLRLLNSESDTIQLLSDIGKIYLMFVAGLEIDLVQFRKTRDRSIGFGFLTFIVPLVTGIGIGQLFHFGWNASFLIGSLLASHTLLAYPIVSRLGVVTNEAVTVTIGATIFTDTGALLVLAICVGIHAGGFSSLSLFSLLAGLAIYAVAILFGLDWAGKAFFQRSGDEEGKQFLFILLALFIASVGAQVIGVEKIVGAFLAGLAVNDVLGRSPIREKIEFVGSVLFIPCFFVDMGLLIDIPAFLKTLGSLGLTAAIVGGLIGSKFVAAWLAKLWYGYSRNEGLTMWSLSLPQVAATLAATLVAYQSLNPAGDRLIPETVLNSVIVLMIVTSILGPILTAKFANQLPLASSDSLHGAPSIWWEDQYCDISDRTQRTFKVLVPIYNPQTQRNLLELAALLSSHEAGQVVTLAIAKAHIHMDAPELETTLTQTQQLLDQAIAIGEDFGVPVTTKIRIDDEVALGISRTSREVQANLVVMGWSSTTGLRARLFGSVIDKVFWSSHCPVAVTKLRISPAAVRRILVPVDGLTEQSARTVRFAQVLADVNQAQVILLHIFPRRTASMQMEQFMRHLLNFVARDQTASTIEVKTLAHDNVAVAILQEARTCDLIVLHTIRHRTSAGLEVSNVTSQVVQEAPCSFILFGERA; this is encoded by the coding sequence ATGCCACTCGATAGTCCAATTATTTCCTTTACAATTCTAATTGCGGCAATCCTCATCATTCCGCCTGTTTTTGAGCGGCTACGGCTACCCGGTTTGGTGGGCCTTTTGGTGGCTGGTGTGATCCTAGGGCAGAGCGGATTGCGGCTCCTCAATTCGGAGTCGGACACCATTCAACTCCTATCGGACATTGGCAAAATTTATTTAATGTTTGTGGCGGGCTTGGAAATTGACTTGGTCCAGTTTCGTAAAACTCGCGATCGTTCGATCGGTTTTGGCTTTTTGACCTTCATTGTTCCGCTGGTGACTGGGATTGGGATTGGGCAATTGTTTCACTTTGGCTGGAATGCGTCTTTCCTGATTGGGTCACTGTTGGCCTCCCATACTTTACTGGCCTACCCGATCGTCAGCCGTTTAGGGGTGGTCACTAACGAAGCCGTGACGGTGACGATCGGAGCTACCATCTTTACCGATACCGGTGCGTTGCTCGTGTTGGCAATTTGCGTCGGGATTCATGCGGGGGGATTTTCGTCCTTGAGCTTGTTTTCCCTTTTAGCGGGATTAGCGATCTACGCGGTTGCGATTCTGTTTGGTCTGGATTGGGCTGGAAAAGCCTTTTTCCAACGGTCTGGGGATGAAGAAGGCAAACAGTTTCTATTTATTTTATTAGCCCTGTTTATCGCCTCGGTGGGGGCGCAGGTGATTGGTGTTGAGAAAATTGTTGGTGCTTTTTTAGCGGGACTTGCGGTCAATGATGTTCTGGGACGCAGCCCCATTCGCGAAAAAATAGAATTTGTGGGAAGCGTGCTGTTTATTCCCTGTTTTTTTGTGGATATGGGTCTGTTGATTGATATTCCAGCTTTTCTCAAAACCCTCGGATCCCTGGGGCTGACAGCCGCGATCGTGGGTGGATTGATTGGTAGTAAATTTGTGGCGGCCTGGTTGGCGAAGCTATGGTACGGCTATAGCCGGAATGAAGGTCTGACGATGTGGTCGCTTTCTTTGCCGCAGGTTGCAGCGACATTGGCGGCGACGTTGGTTGCCTATCAATCCTTGAATCCTGCGGGCGATCGCCTCATTCCTGAAACCGTTTTGAACAGTGTGATCGTGTTAATGATTGTCACTTCAATTCTTGGCCCCATTCTAACGGCTAAATTCGCGAATCAACTGCCCCTTGCCTCCAGTGATTCTCTTCATGGTGCTCCTTCGATTTGGTGGGAGGATCAATACTGTGATATCAGCGATCGTACCCAGCGCACTTTCAAAGTGCTAGTTCCGATTTATAACCCTCAAACCCAACGCAATTTACTGGAATTGGCGGCTCTCTTATCGAGTCATGAGGCTGGTCAAGTGGTTACACTGGCGATCGCGAAGGCCCATATCCACATGGATGCCCCGGAATTGGAAACCACCCTGACCCAAACGCAGCAATTACTGGATCAGGCGATCGCGATCGGGGAGGACTTCGGGGTACCTGTCACCACCAAAATTCGGATTGATGACGAAGTTGCCCTGGGCATCAGTCGCACGAGTCGGGAAGTGCAAGCCAACCTTGTGGTGATGGGTTGGAGTTCTACAACGGGCTTGCGGGCTCGGTTGTTTGGCTCGGTGATTGACAAAGTTTTTTGGTCTTCCCACTGTCCTGTCGCAGTGACTAAGTTACGGATCAGTCCAGCCGCCGTTCGCCGCATTTTGGTGCCTGTGGATGGTTTGACGGAGCAATCGGCGCGAACAGTCCGCTTTGCCCAAGTGCTAGCGGATGTCAATCAAGCACAGGTGATTCTCTTGCATATTTTTCCGCGCCGGACTGCGTCCATGCAAATGGAGCAATTTATGAGGCATCTATTGAATTTTGTCGCTAGAGATCAAACAGCCTCAACCATTGAGGTGAAAACCCTGGCCCACGACAATGTGGCAGTTGCGATTCTTCAAGAAGCACGAACCTGCGATTTGATTGTTCTCCATACCATTCGTCACCGCACTTCGGCGGGCTTAGAAGTGAGTAATGTTACCAGTCAAGTGGTGCAGGAAGCCCCTTGTTCTTTCATCCTGTTCGGAGAACGGGCCTAG
- a CDS encoding lipid kinase: protein MKQRALFLVNRHARRGQEKLDLAMKSLRGMGFDLVEASFNHPEELPQVIEQYRNQVDLAIIGGGDGTLNAAVEGLLHTQLPLGILPLGTANDLARTLGIPPTIPDACRVIAARNVEKIDLGWVNGQYFFNVASLGLSVQITKRLSKDAKRRWGVLAYAVAAVQTLWQSRRFEAEIRCGDRVEQVRSIQIAVGNGIYYGGGLSVADDAAITDQRLDLYSVEIDHWWQLVKLLPALYRGKHHMLPFVHYQQGQEFFVTTRKPKSINTDGEITTQTPAHFKVIPQALSVLVP, encoded by the coding sequence ATGAAGCAACGAGCGCTGTTTTTGGTCAATCGCCATGCTCGTCGAGGGCAAGAGAAGTTAGACTTGGCGATGAAGTCTTTGCGGGGTATGGGTTTTGACCTGGTCGAAGCATCGTTTAATCACCCAGAGGAGTTACCCCAGGTGATTGAGCAATACCGCAATCAAGTCGATTTGGCCATTATTGGGGGCGGCGACGGGACCCTCAATGCAGCGGTGGAAGGACTCTTGCACACCCAGTTACCACTGGGTATTTTACCGTTAGGGACAGCCAATGATTTAGCGCGGACGTTGGGGATCCCCCCCACCATTCCAGATGCTTGCCGAGTCATCGCGGCGCGAAACGTGGAAAAAATCGATTTGGGCTGGGTGAATGGTCAGTATTTTTTTAATGTTGCAAGCTTGGGCTTAAGCGTCCAAATTACGAAACGGCTATCCAAGGATGCAAAGCGGCGGTGGGGGGTCTTGGCCTATGCCGTGGCAGCGGTACAAACCCTATGGCAAAGTCGTCGGTTCGAGGCAGAAATTCGCTGCGGCGATCGGGTGGAGCAGGTGCGCAGCATTCAAATTGCGGTGGGCAATGGCATTTACTACGGTGGTGGACTGTCGGTCGCGGATGACGCTGCCATTACAGATCAGCGGCTAGATTTATACAGTGTAGAAATTGATCATTGGTGGCAGTTAGTGAAGTTATTACCTGCCCTGTATCGTGGAAAACACCACATGCTGCCCTTCGTACATTACCAGCAGGGTCAGGAGTTTTTTGTTACCACACGCAAACCCAAGTCAATCAATACGGACGGAGAAATTACAACCCAAACACCCGCCCACTTTAAGGTCATTCCCCAGGCTTTGTCGGTTCTGGTGCCGTAG